A part of Muntiacus reevesi chromosome 12, mMunRee1.1, whole genome shotgun sequence genomic DNA contains:
- the BHLHE22 gene encoding class E basic helix-loop-helix protein 22, with translation MERGLHLGAAAAGEDDLYLHKSLSASAAKRLEAAFRSTPPGMDLSLAPPPRERPASSSSSPLGCFEPADPEGAGLLLPPPGGGGGAGGGGGGGGGVGVPGLLVGSAGVGGDPSLSSLPAGAALCLKYGESAGRGSVAESSGGEQSPDDDSDGRCELVLRPGGSDPRASPGAGGGGTKVAEGCSNALLHGGAGAPPGAPSSGGGGGGSGGGGGGSGGSKKSKEQKALRLNINARERRRMHDLNDALDELRAVIPYAHSPSVRKLSKIATLLLAKNYILMQAQALEEMRRLVAYLNQGQAISAASLPSSAAAAAAAAALHPALGAYEQAAGYPFSAGLPPAASCPEKCALFNSVSSSLCKQCTEKP, from the coding sequence ATGGAGCGCGGGCTGCACCTCGGCGCGGCCGCCGCGGGCGAAGACGACCTCTACCTGCACAAGAGCCTGAGCGCCTCCGCGGCCAAGCGCTTGGAGGCGGCTTTCCGCTCCACGCCTCCGGGCATGGACCTGTCCCTGGCACCGCCGCCCCGGGAGCGCCCGGCGTCCTCCTCGTCGTCGCCCCTCGGCTGCTTCGAGCCGGCTGACCCCGAGGGGGCagggctgctgctgccgccgcccgggggaggcggcggcgcgggaggcggcggcggcggcggcggcggggtggGCGTCCCCGGGCTGCTCGTGGGCTCCGCCGGCGTGGGGGGCGACCCCAGCCTGAGCAGCCTGCCGGCCGGGGCGGCCCTGTGCCTCAAATACGGCGAGAGCGCCGGCCGGGGCTCGGTGGCCGAGAGCAGCGGCGGCGAGCAGAGCCCCGACGACGACAGCGACGGCCGCTGCGAGCTGGTGCTGCGGCCCGGAGGCAGCGACCCGCGGGCCTCCCCGGGCGCGGGAGGCGGCGGCACCAAGGTGGCCGAGGGCTGCTCCAACGCCCTCCTCCACGGCGGCGCCGGCGCCCCCCCGGGGGCCCcgagcagcggcggcggcggcgggggtagcggcggcggcggcgggggcagcGGCGGCAGCAAGAAATCCAAAGAGCAGAAGGCGCTGCGGCTCAACATCAACGCCCGCGAGCGCCGGCGGATGCACGACCTGAACGACGCGCTGGACGAGCTGCGCGCGGTGATCCCCTACGCGCACAGCCCCTCGGTGCGGAAGCTCTCCAAGATCGCCACGCTGCTGCTCGCCAAGAACTACATCCTCATGCAGGCGCAGGCCCTGGAGGAGATGCGGCGCCTCGTCGCCTACCTCAACCAGGGCCAGGCCATCTCCGCCGCCTCCCTGCCCAgctccgcggcggcggcggccgcggccgcTGCCCTGCACCCGGCGCTTGGCGCCTACGAGCAGGCGGCCGGATACCCGTTCAGCGCCGGGCTGCCCCCGGCCGCCTCCTGCCCGGAGAAGTGCGCCCTGTTCAATAGCGTCTCCTCCAGCCTCTGCAAACAGTGCACGGAGAAGCCTTAA